CACGTTCATATATCAGTTTCAACAAACAAGAACCAAAACGATCGGTTTCGGATCACAAAATGACTAAAGGTCAAACACAAGAGAATGTGAATTAAGTACCATAACGTCATgcagttgttaggatattaggacccaaacaatgctagtaattctacaagattactagccgagtagtgatactatcaagatcactcaacccacttaatgaacgaaagataataaatgcgaaaatgtaagaacgacacaagatataacgtggttatatgcaatcgttgtgattgctttagtccacggaccaactaaagATTGTTATATTACTGAATACTTGAGAGTGGTGTGTTACAATGACTATGAATGagctctatatatagagcaaacaagaaaccaaccaaactacaacttgatcttcaagtgtgctagAAATCATGAATGataaaccaactagccatgctttacacccactaatgacatgatcacagccacaattagtggtgtaaagcaatccactaagcacctaaagtgaaaggagaatcaatcaagatcggatcccatgtgtgcaagttgcccacttgctgccagacatcgtgcgcgccgtgcacactcccaaacttcgagcaagccttctgatcaaaacttctctagtgcgaacagggagcgcgccgcgcaccatcaccgcgcacaatcaatttgctctatttttgatctgtttttctctgtttcacgcttaccgaaatctgcaaaatccgtgcaagcgttgaaacagtttttagtgacactttttccagttttgtttaaatgtctccacactccaacaatctcccacttggagactttgaacaagctccattcatatcaatgaatttaccaagaacattaaaccaccttcgattaccgccaaatatcatttgggacacgcacgctcaacacattcttcggatgagtagactttcgataaaaggtcttccacttgtaacaccattcacatctctagctggggtcttctctcatcaattcatgagaagaccaattgaggtaatgcaaaacctcaatttttccgtcgtaaccaccttagtaaacatatcggcaggattctttgtaccaaggattttctccaagaataaagtgccatcatttatatgttgtcgaataaaatgataccttatcttgatgtgtttcgttcgactatgaaacaccggattcttcccaagatgaaccgtactttgattatcacaatacaagatgcaatagtcttgtcttttacccaactcgcctaagaagttcttcaaccacactagctctttagaagcttccgcaatagccatgtattcggcttcggtggttgacaaagcaacactcttttgcaatcgagataaccaactaatcgccgtcttccccattgtgaaaacataacccgtagtgcttttccccgaatcatcacatccacccaaattagcatccgcataacctctaagtatgagattgtttttagagaaacacaatcccatattagaagtacctttcaaataacgaagcaaccatttgaccgcttcccaatgctcttttcctggattagacatataacgacttacaactcccactgcttgagcaatatcgggtcttgtacaaaccatggcatacataatactacccacggctgatgcatatggaaccttttccatatccttcttgtctatttccgtctttggtgattgacttttcgataactttaaggtgcttcccaaaggcatagaacgagcctttgaatcttccatgttgaacctctctattactttctcaatatatttggattgagacaagtatagagtacccttcacacgatcacgcacaatactcatgccaagtatttgcttagcaccgccaagatcttacatctcgaattctcgggaaagtaatcccttcaacttgttaatttcggacatgtttgaacctgcaagtaacatgtcatcaacatacaacaataagattatgtaagaagacttgaatttcttcaagtagcaacagtgatccgcttcacatcttaagaaaccaatcttcttcataaactcgtcaaacttcaagtaccattgccgaggtgcttgcttcaacccatacaaacttttctttagcttacaaacccacttctctttaccctttacctcaaagccctcgggttgcctcatgtagatctcttcaacaagatcaccatgtaagaatgcagtttttacatctagttgctcaagatgtaagccttcggatgcaaccatagaaagtaccaaacggatagtagtcattttaactaccggtgaaaatatctctttgtactcaaccccttccttttgttgaaagcctttgactaccaaacgagccttgtaccttttcttgccatccatctcattcttgattctatatacccatttgctttgcaatgcccttttatcatgaggtaacttcactagtgaccaagtcttgttcttctcaagtgatcccatctcttctttcatggcaagttcccattgtatggattcttttgtttttcttgcctcaaagtaactttcgggtttacCATTCTCAGTATAGAGCaaatagtttgctgatggagaatacctaggattaggtttgggcactctagtcgagcgtcttagtgtaggattaaccgaaatggttggaccggtttcatttgtaacctcctcatcactagaattcgcactatgttcggaatcatcaccgctttccgaatcatccccatcattagcatttcccgacacctcaccgtcattcggcaattcattgtttcccaaactcccactagaacctgcaagatcatcaatagaaacatcgtcaaaagtaacttgactcggtttaggactccccgtttccggtttgccatagaccgaatcttcataaaaagtaacatctcgcgaacgaattacttttctagcttcattgtcccaacaacgataacccatttcatccaacccgtagcctatgaaaatacacttctttgacttagcttcaagcttgtctttatccgcatctttggtcttcacatatgcattacacccaaagatcctaaggtgaccataactcaccttcttgccttgccattcttcctcgggaattcggaaacccaacggtgttgagggtcccctatttatcaaataagctgcCGTGTTAACCGCATacgcccaaaacattttaggcaaactggcatgtagtctcatactcttagccctttcatttaacgtacgattcatacgttcggtgaccccattgtgttgcggtgtctccggtaccgttttcaacattctaataccgagctttgcacaatggtctttaaactcaagactaccatattctcctccattatccgactttaagcacttaaccttcaagttagtctcattttctaccatagctttccacttcacaaaagtattaaatacatcggatttagctttaagaaaataaacccatacctttcgagtggagtcgtcaatgaaggtgacataataacgagaacctccatgtgattctacattagttggaccaaacacatccgtatgaacgagctccaatttctccaacttaggtgcattccctgatttcccaaaagtcaccttcttttgcttcccataaacacatggttcgcaaaacccaagttctaccttcttcaaatccggaattctcccactcgaaacaagcatcttcatacccttctcactcatatgcccgagtcttcggtgccatagagttgattcgaactcaacattaaccgtagcaaccaccgtgtcttcatcaaacgcttcaaccatataaagtgttccccttttatgtccacgagccacaatactactacccttaaccaccttccattggcggttttcaaaagtaatcgtgttaccttcatcatctaattgaccaaccgaaataagtttccttttcaatttaggaatgtaccttacgttcttcaaagtccaattagaaccaagagtagtcttcaaaacaacatctccaatgccctctatgttgagttgcttgttgtccgccaatctcaccttgccttgatatgaaagaaaattcttcatcatgcttttgatatgagtagcatgaaacgaagctcccgaatccaagatccaagactccatagaattttcaacactacacaaaagtgcatcatcactttccccttcggccaagtttacacctttcgtggaaccatttttgcaattcctttgaaagtgccctttttgattgcaaccccaacaagtaacttcacttctatcttttGATGGatgcctcttcttagacttcttcctacccttcttctcaccgcgttcaaattttctaccacggttgtcggtacttaacaaagtaccggatgtcgattctcccgagtttcttctacgagtatcttcaccaagaatcaaatcccttatagcttcaaacgctagcttagtagttcccgtagagctactaaccgcggtaaccgtactcgaccaactttccggtaatgatgaaagcaagataagtgcttttagttcatcatcaaacttaatctctaccgattcaagtcttgaaacgatattattaaattcattgatatgatccgttgcactcgtaccttccttcatcttagtattaaacaattgacgcatgagaaataccttatttgcagctgtaggtttctcatacatgttagagagtgctttcaagcaagcaaacgtcgtcttctcattcacaacattgtatgcaacgttcttagcaagtgaaagacgaatagcacccaaagcttgacgatccaaaagcgtccaatcggcatcgtccatgctttagggcttggtctctaacaagggttggtgtagcttcttttgatacaagtaatcttcaatttgcatcttccaaaagccaaagtctctcttccatcgaatcggtcgattctaaacttcccatcttccgccatcgttcccttaacgaaaccttgtgctctgataccagttgttaggatattaggacccaaacaacgctagtaattctacaagattactagccgagtagtgatactatcaagatcactcaacccacttaatgaacgaaagataataaatgcgaaaatgtaagaacgacacaagatataacgtggttatatgcaatcgttgtgattgctttagtccacggaccaactagagattgtTATATTACTGAATACTTGAGAGTGGTGTGTTACAATGACTATGAATGagctctatatatagagcaaacaagaaaccaaccaaactacaacttgatcttcaagtgtgctagtaatcatgaaagataaaccaactagccatgctttatactcactaatgacatgatcacagccacaattagtggtgtaaagcaacccactaagcacctaaagtgaaaggagaatcaatcaagatcgaatcccatgtgtgcaagttgcccacttgctgccagacatcgtgcgcgccgtgcacacttaaacgtgcgcgccatgcacactcccaaacttcgagcaagccttctgatcaaaacttctctagtgcgcgcagggagcgcgccgcgcaccatcaccgcgcacaatcaatttgctctgtttttgatctgtttttctctgtttcacgcttaccgaaatctgcaaaatcaaTTTGCTCTGTTTTTCTCTGTTTTTCTcagtttttagtgacactttttccagttttgtttaaatgtctccacactcCAACAGCAGTAACCCATTAAAAGAAGTTGATGAAGTCAGGCAGTACAGATTGATAAATTTTAGGTTCCAACTGCACAATAACCAATTAGCACGTATAGTCTTGTTTTTTGACGTCTTAAAATACAGGAATACTGAGCGATCCAGTGTTGAGCAGCCGTGGTAATATCTGCAATAATAGCGAACAGACCTCTCTTAGTCTAGATAGTGTTTGAGCTCTGTAGGTGATTCGGGTACAACATACCTCTCTTAGTATCAGTTTATCCAGCTTTTTTACTAAATTTAAGTAAACTAAGTAAATAATTATTTAAACAATGGGCATGAAGGGAATTAAAAACTATAACTGCTGTTGGTTTCCCTAAATGATGTCATAAGCATTTTTAATGGCttggattaaaagataatattcccATCTAAAGGCTAGTATTTTGACAAGTGGGTTTTTTTGAAAAAAGATATCATCATAAAAGATTTCTTATTAAGTATAAGAGATATACGTGTTATCCACATTAAGATATAAAAAAACGTAAAATGGAAAATAAATTAAATAGTGAGATCAGTGGTGGATTCAGGAAAAATTTTCACCGGaggcgaatttttttttaaaacgtagggaattttttttggcaaaaatatagagttttttgagcaaaatttgaaggtttttgggcaaaatacgaaggttttggggcaaaatatggaggttttggagcaaaatatgaagggtttggggcaaaaaaaaaaatttcaccggggcaaaatcgaaaaactgaaaaaatttgcactaaaatttcgaaatccatcGGGGGCGGCCGCCCCCCTCCTTAACACTTTAGATCCGCCTCTGAGTGAGATGGAGGTGGAGTAGGTAAATTTTAGTGAAATACCACGGAAGCTTCATAAATATTTAGAGGACTATTCGGTAATTTTTACTCGAGATAAGAATCATGTTTTTGGTGCAGTACCTCCCATGTCACTATTTCAATATCGCGTTTTTAACCCATTAAATCGCAATTAATCAATTTTCAAATGTTAACTGCCAAACACTGAAAATAAATTATTTGCGTTTTGTAATCGTGATAATCAAAAAATCACTAACAAAATGTAACCCCAAACACCCTCTAAGATATACTAGGGACACATGTAAGTGTGAAAATTCTCCTACGTTTACACAAATGGTCATATCCAGCCATACTAGTTCATTCAGGCATGCAATAGATTTATCAAGCTTCCTGAACtttattacattttaacttttTGAGCATCTTTCATCGATTTCAATAGAAGGAATACCTAAAACTCAAATTTAAATAAAGaatattttattaatctaattgAAATTGAACAAGGGaccgccgttaaaaaaaaaatctaattgAAATTGAACAAGGGACCTATTCTGCAATAAAAACTTTTGGTTTTGAAGCatacaaaagaagaaaaaaaaagttgaGAAGTTGAGGGGTGTTTACTTTAACTTATCAGAAACTACAGCgacctaaaccctaaaaactctgaAGAACTTAAACTCGAAGGCACTGCAATTTGGGCGCTAAACTATAATTGGTACTCCGATGGATTCATTTGTAATTCCGAATACCTGTGAGTTAATTTCTACCTCATAATTTGGTATGATTCTTTCATATAAACGTACTTATGTTTGAAATGAATTGATTCATGTTGTAATTTTTTAATCGACTTTTTATCTTCTTTAATTTTATTATGTAATTCACACATTCTTTATTCCAGTTGAATTCGTAAATCCTGGTTTAACAATTCGATTAATTATTTTTGCTATACCTTAGCTAGAGATTTATTCAAAAAATATTCAAGTAACCGAAATTGTTACAAGCCTTAAAGTAAAGCAGCAGGTTTGTATATAATGATATTTGCATCAATTAAACTGGTCCAGGAATAAAAGATGTGAAATAGTGAAAGCGAAAATGTAATGCGTTGAAAAATGATAAAAGATAGAGATAGAACCAGTTTTTTTTTTCTTAATTTTTTATTGAAGAACTGATAAGACAGTAAAAATTAATCGTTGGCGCTAGTTATAAGTTATAACTCTGTAGGTATAAGtagatgttgttgttattaattccCCATTTTCACTCTCTACTTAGTTTTAAGTTTGTTTGGCCCGCAGCTTGCTTTTCGATAGTAATGTTGCTTTACGATGGACATTATTACAACCATTTAAGATGTGCACTTTGTTTATTTCTTACCCTTAACAACCTTAGAAACCTTCTTGCTCAAATACTCAACTTTATAAGTCTTGATGCCCTCTGTTTATTTCTGCAGTTGCCACGTTTTCTATCTTTGAGATGTGTGTTGATATCTCTACATTTTCCTTCCATAATTTTGATTGCTTATATTTTGACTAACATTCCATTGTATGTTGCAAGGAGAATGTTCAATTTTGATGATTGATGCAAAATGGGCCATACTAATAAGAAAGTTAAGAAAAATGCTTTTAACCATCAATAATAATTATAGCAGAAAAAATATTGTTTTTGTCAGGTGTCGTGTTATTGAAAAGTTCATTTACAATAACACATAAATTAAGAGTATTAGCTATATGTCAACTTGTTTTCCTTTTGAATAACTCATTCTGCGTTTTCTTGAATGTAATGACAGGTAACAATATTGAGGACACACGTTATAACAATACTGAAGTGGATAAAATCAGTTGCTTGCCAGAGAATTTGATTGACTTGATTTTCGAGAAGCTCCCGGTTGAAGATGCTGTGAGGACACACGTTTTATCAAAAAGTTGGAGGTACAAATGGACCAAAATGAGCTCGGTGGTTCTTGATAAACATTTCTCAGAAAAGTTTGCCAAAAATGAAGCTTTTGGTCATTATGGGTTTTTTACCATCTCAAACCAAATCTTTAACTTTATCAAGGGTCCTATCTTAAAGTTACATCTCCACATACCAAACATGGCTCTTGATAGCTTCCAAGAAGTCGATCAGTGGATTTTATCCTTGTCAAAAGCCGGTGTTATTAGGGAACTCGTCCTTACTGTTTTAAACCAACGTTATCAACTTCCATGTTATTTTTGTTGTTGTCTAGAATTGAGAATGCTAGAACTTGAAAACTGTATCATTAAGCCACCACTCGATTTTCAAGGATTTCTCTATCTCAAAAATCTATGTCTTAGGAATATTGAATTTGGGACTAACTTTCATGGAGCTATCATGAACTTACCACAACTTAAGATGTTGAAACTGGTTGCATGCACCAATGTTTACAATTTCAAGATCAAGTCTACAAAGTTGTTTTGGTTAGTGGTCTTAAATTGCCCTGATGCAACTTTGCATCAGTTAGTGCATAGTAAATGTCTTGGTGCGCTTTGTATAGCTATAGGTAAACCCATTCAAGGAGTTGAAAGAGTTAATTTGGCTAGCTTGTTAAGTAATATGCCATGTCTTGGGGATTTAATTATCGACGGGTATTTTCTACAGGTATGATTTGAATTTTTAATTCTATTATTTAATTTTTGTTCTTCATCATATTGCCTTTGAGCAAGTGAACTTTACCATTCCACTCCGGCGTATAGTTAGTTCTCATATGTTTTTTCATATCGTCTTCCATATCTTCTTTGGTaacttaaaatctcactttcacCCTCACAGTTTTGTATTGCAGAAAACATTCCCAAGTGGCTTCCACACCCGGCTAATTGTTTAGAGTATCTCAGCTTACACAACTTTAAATTTGGTGATTTAAATCAACTTCAAGGTGTTTCATGTATGCTTCGTAACTCGCCTAACTTAGAACGACTTGATTTCGATAATCAGGTAAAGAGTGCCAAACGTTTTCTCTTGTATTTTTGTGTTGTGTGTGCTTATATAGTAATTTAAGATAGGTGTTTTAATATACAATCTCACTTTTATTGTATTTCATAGAGTCTTCAAAACGAGCAACTGGATGTGAATCCAGCATCGACTTATTTGGAAGCTTCTGACTGTTTGGACCAGAATTTGAACCGATTGAAAACTATAAATATTATGCATGTAGAAAGATCAAGTCCTGTGTTGGTCTTTATAAAGCTTTTACTTCATCATTCGCCCATTCTTGAAAAAGTATCAATTCGACCCAGTGTAACCGTTGATGCTCTTGAAAAGTACAACTTCACTAAGGATGTTATGCAGTTCCCACGAGCTTCCGCAAAAGCAGAGCTTTTCTACTTGGATCCTTAACCACAATCTGTTAAGTTTATATTACATTGCATTTTATATGCATACTAGTTATCGTTGACCATCGCTTATGTTATGTTCTCTGTATATACTATATAATGTTAAACCTGATTGGTTTATGCTTTAAGCGTTTGAACAGCTTGCTAGTCAGTTTGATTTGATACAAAATGAGCTCAAACACTCCTTGCATGATATAGTTCTTTAATagctttttctttttttatattttgaGAGCTGTGCGTAACTACTGGTTGATTCGAACTAATCAAACTACTTGCAAGAATGTTTGAAACACATACTTAATATGTTCTTATTATGGAGACAAGTCCTCAAAATAAATGGCTGGTGAATTTAAGATCAAGAGAATGATATCAAACAAACACTGCATGATACTTTAGTAACAAACATCCATGAAGGAAATATTTCATACACTGATTTGGTTGAATACAATATAcatattacaacaacaacaacaacaacaacaacaacaacaacaacaacaatacccaattccactaaagtagagtatgggggaggttagatgtaggcagtcctttcctctaccctaaagtaaaaaGGAAGTCATTCTTCTACCcaggatacctatcggtccccaggtagagaaagtcgtccctccctattctgtagagcagagaggctgcttcctagggacctccAACTAGAAAGAACCATGAAATCCGATATGTGAAGTAAAAATATACAAGTAAAGTTGACAAAATAGAAGCTTTACCATGAATAATGTATACTCCAATACGATATATATAGGTAAATAAAGCATATAACAATATTGAGTAATATAACATATAAGTAAAATATGTgagtgtcaaatatgcaagtataacaagtcatgtaagtacaataagtatacgtaaacatgttggtaagaagcatgtaggtataatatgcagtataaaatagatggtatactatgtaggcatagacaaataagtatgctatgttagcataaaaacatgtgatatgtaagtacgtataaattaattgctatataatgtaatacaaacatgtaaccatatagtccaataaagcatgtgaatatgctacaataagtatagatatattatatatccatAAAACATGTCCAGCCAATACGTAAAGTCCCacgaaaaaaaaaatacataataaagatatatatgaagtgcacacaagcaagtaggcaagaaatataatataaatatataagataaaTAAACACCATGTAGAACCTAgtcatctattctaattctactcctccacaaattcctatcagaagtcatgtcctcggtcaataagagctccttcatgtcaagcttcaatctatcctccaacctacgtttgggtctaccccttctccttatgcCCCCAACAACGAGAGTCttgactctcctaaccggggctagaagtgggcgcctcataacatgcccgaaccatctaagtcgtccttccctcaacttgttggttatgttcccaacttccaagttctccctaaaaacttcatttggtatcatatctagcatggtcttgccacacgtccacctaagcatcctcatttctgccacctccatcctcctctcttgggctttcgtcattggccaacactctgagccgtacaacatggccggtctgattgcgaccttgaaaaatttccctttcaatttagggggtaccttcttgtcgcacaacacccctttcgctgccctccacttcaaccatcctattagtatacgatgcgtcacgtcctcatctatccttcctgATTTGcgaagcatcgagcctaaatatctaaaggactcttgtggAGGTAAAATCTGATCCCCAATTCTGACATCCACTAAATCCTCTTGTCCACAATATACATATTACATTtctatataatgcttatacaaacaCAAATTTATTTTTGAATGCCAAATGACTTGACGACACACATATACCAGTATCAACAAAAAAGAGCAAAAACATGAACATGTGAACAAAAAGCTTGTACCATAACATCATGCCAACAGTAGGATCTCAATATTTGCGGTAACCCATTAAAAGAAGTTGGCGAAGTCAACATCACGCGAATCGATTAATTTTAGGCTCTAACCCCACAACAAACAGTTAGTCTTGTTTGAAGTCTTAAAAAATAGGAACACCAAGTGATCCAGGATTCAGGTAATTGTTGAACTCGCATTCAAATGGTTTTCGGGTACAACAGACCTCTCCTAGTCTTGCGTTAATTTTCAAATCTGCCATATCATCATCAGCTCCAGTTTTGCCTATATTTATAATTGCTGTAGCAGCACCAGCCTCATCATAAGATGCTCTGTAAAATTCATGTCGATTTCTCAATTAATCAAAAACAAACCACAATAAAATATCAAATGAACATTTGTACTTGACAAGCCAGAAAGCGGACATTGTCATAACCGGTGAACACGAACAAGGAAAGCGTCACACCCAACAGCAACTTCCATAGCTACAATCGCTCTTTCTTTAGGCACATTATTACCAAAAAACACAACCTTTAAACAGAGAGACGTTAAACCAATTAGTCAATTAGATCCGGTAATAACGGACTCCATGTATTGATAATTAAACCATTTGTAACTTTAGTTTACAAAATTGTAATAATTAAAAAGAAGATCGTACCTTTAGTTTACAATAATTATGTGTACCTAGCTTCATTGATGACTCCTAGCCAATTCAATCACATAGTTCATCTATACCTCACTATCACCGACCCAAAATACACGTTCTCCCTCCCTTTGTTCTACACATGTTGAAAGTCGAGAAAATAAACAGTATCCCATAAAATTATTAATTTCCAAATTACAAGTCATCCCGTTAAGAACACAATACGATATTTCTGTAACCATTCTATCGCTCCATGCAATTCCATCACTTTCACTCATCATTAGTTTATTGTTGCCCTCCTTTCTTTCTGTATCATCGCCATCATATTCTTCTTTGTATATAATGTTTATACCACATTCTTCTATATCATTGAACAACACTCTAGAATCATCTACTAAAATGATACGTACAAAAACTTCATCTCCATGTTCTAATAGGTTGCCACACCTTCAAAGGCTTACCCACCCTTTCTTTTTTGTCATACCATTTTCATCCGTTTTTTCACATGTGTAATTCAATAACAAATCCTTAGTCTTGTTATATACTTGAATCTTCAAATCTTATATGCCCGAATATACTAGACACAAGTTGAAGCTAGTTATTGGTGTTGAATCATTCTCTGGAACTCTAAATGATATTTGTGGTCCCTTTTTATGATACATTGCATGTAGCTGCTGCAACAAGGGATTAGGTTCCCTGTAACCCATGTGCCGAATATACCATATTCATACAATACCTGCATATACACCATCCTCTATCATTCATTTTCATTTTGATTCTcagtaacatttattaatgatataTAAGCCAACGAAACTAAACTAGTTAAAAAGCATAGCACAAAACAGAACAAAGTCGAACATACCACCATTGGTTTAGAATAATCAAGACtacccagctctattaatgatcccAACCCCATTTTTTCTATTATTTTCTTCTCCACATTTTCTATTGAATTCCACTTGAAAAACCCCTCCACCTCCCATAAATTCGGGCATTCGTTTATTTCCAAAAGCATAGCTGGAGATCCTCGAATTGACTGGATCTTTGAAAAGTGGTTAGCGTTGAGATATATAA
This genomic stretch from Rutidosis leptorrhynchoides isolate AG116_Rl617_1_P2 chromosome 11, CSIRO_AGI_Rlap_v1, whole genome shotgun sequence harbors:
- the LOC139875093 gene encoding F-box/FBD/LRR-repeat protein At1g13570-like encodes the protein MTGNNIEDTRYNNTEVDKISCLPENLIDLIFEKLPVEDAVRTHVLSKSWRYKWTKMSSVVLDKHFSEKFAKNEAFGHYGFFTISNQIFNFIKGPILKLHLHIPNMALDSFQEVDQWILSLSKAGVIRELVLTVLNQRYQLPCYFCCCLELRMLELENCIIKPPLDFQGFLYLKNLCLRNIEFGTNFHGAIMNLPQLKMLKLVACTNVYNFKIKSTKLFWLVVLNCPDATLHQLVHSKCLGALCIAIGKPIQGVERVNLASLLSNMPCLGDLIIDGYFLQFCIAENIPKWLPHPANCLEYLSLHNFKFGDLNQLQGVSCMLRNSPNLERLDFDNQSLQNEQLDVNPASTYLEASDCLDQNLNRLKTINIMHVERSSPVLVFIKLLLHHSPILEKVSIRPSVTVDALEKYNFTKDVMQFPRASAKAELFYLDP